A window from Shewanella livingstonensis encodes these proteins:
- a CDS encoding DUF3300 domain-containing protein: MKKAILAPAQALLALALVCTPLTSVQAAQPANTYTYTAEDEVVSDAELAQMLAPIALYPDSLLTHILIASTYPLEIVQAKRWLSNQGNRSTNQIMTEIESQDWDPSVKALVAFPNVLERLNNDLAWTQSVGDAFLQDEGRMLDTIQALRQQADAANNLADLEQVKVSRVERRIIIESVRPEIVYVPYYDSRIVYGDWRWNRYPPVYWNAPAYVHYRPNHSAIYWDSGVRISFNFFFSGFHWHDRRVIAVPVHQNYRYYTPRKISYSHGAQHWQHKPKHRKGVAYHSRVISKRYNGHYEKRNPQVSYSREPKRQLANEPRHNSSKVNDQRKQVNYSNQVKHSNQDKHREKSAVRNVNRNEPVEHRSNQLKRELSQQRQPATQVKSFDRKGEPTKSNYSRQRDVAQTGPKYEAKPVTNVSSKPRNQQLQQAQGNTRVDKARQPQVNSMHNQQQQVKQTRRSEPQKQQVRETTRSAPQQSSRSVSQQRDNSSRHASQSREIKPSRERQ, encoded by the coding sequence ATGAAAAAAGCCATTCTAGCACCCGCTCAGGCGCTACTTGCCTTAGCGTTGGTCTGTACACCATTAACAAGTGTACAAGCGGCGCAGCCAGCTAATACGTACACTTATACCGCCGAAGATGAAGTGGTCAGTGATGCTGAGTTAGCACAGATGCTCGCGCCGATTGCGCTATATCCAGACAGTTTATTAACTCATATATTAATTGCATCTACCTATCCGTTAGAAATAGTACAAGCTAAGCGTTGGTTATCAAATCAAGGTAATCGTAGCACCAACCAAATCATGACCGAGATAGAGTCACAAGACTGGGACCCAAGCGTTAAAGCTTTGGTTGCCTTCCCTAACGTACTCGAACGTTTAAATAATGATTTAGCCTGGACACAAAGTGTAGGTGATGCCTTTTTACAAGATGAAGGCCGCATGCTAGATACGATTCAGGCCCTCCGACAACAAGCCGATGCAGCCAATAACCTGGCCGACCTTGAGCAAGTAAAAGTATCAAGGGTTGAGCGTCGAATTATTATTGAATCGGTTCGTCCAGAAATTGTCTATGTACCTTATTACGACAGCCGCATTGTTTACGGAGACTGGCGCTGGAATCGTTACCCACCGGTTTATTGGAATGCGCCAGCTTATGTGCATTACCGCCCTAACCACAGTGCCATTTATTGGGACAGCGGAGTGCGGATTAGTTTCAACTTCTTTTTTAGTGGTTTTCATTGGCATGACCGCCGCGTAATTGCGGTGCCAGTACATCAAAATTACCGTTACTACACACCACGAAAAATTAGTTATAGCCATGGAGCACAGCATTGGCAACATAAGCCTAAGCATCGTAAAGGCGTGGCTTATCACAGCCGAGTGATCAGTAAGCGTTATAATGGCCATTATGAAAAACGTAACCCACAGGTAAGTTATTCTCGTGAGCCTAAACGTCAGTTAGCTAATGAGCCTCGTCATAACTCAAGCAAAGTAAACGATCAACGTAAACAGGTAAATTACAGTAATCAGGTTAAGCATAGTAACCAAGATAAACACCGCGAGAAATCAGCCGTTAGAAACGTAAACCGTAATGAGCCAGTTGAACACAGAAGTAACCAGCTAAAACGCGAGCTAAGTCAGCAACGTCAACCTGCGACACAAGTAAAGTCGTTTGACCGTAAAGGCGAGCCAACGAAGTCAAACTACAGTCGTCAACGCGACGTGGCGCAAACGGGGCCTAAATATGAGGCAAAGCCGGTAACAAATGTGAGCAGTAAGCCACGTAATCAGCAGTTACAACAAGCTCAAGGTAATACCCGAGTTGATAAAGCACGCCAACCGCAAGTTAACTCAATGCATAATCAACAACAGCAGGTAAAGCAAACTAGAAGAAGTGAGCCACAGAAACAACAAGTTCGTGAAACAACTCGATCAGCGCCTCAACAATCTTCACGATCTGTGAGTCAGCAACGTGATAATTCATCACGCCATGCAAGCCAATCAAGAGAGATTAAGCCCTCAAGAGAAAGGCAGTAG
- a CDS encoding ATP-binding protein, with the protein MHKLLNSLKVRIVVSALLLILVLLPIIGMTVNKAFETQINVAAKNQLKAYVYSVLAMAEVEDNQLQMPSHLLENQFNVIGSGLYALITTKDNQLLWTSNSFLGLNTPINLPKPATGRSTFDTIMINDKPQLIFSFSVSFATSEQPFTMTLHIIKNQQEYLQQIQKFSNTLWTWLLILTALLVIVQLSWLLWTLKPLGKLSQELSAVEQGTSMQLSTHYPVELQKVAKQLNTLLQTEQNQRKRYRNALADLAHSLKTPLAVMQTQADLSDASMEQINRINQIIAYQLRRAQSAAGSAWHLGIGVDDIAVRLVRTLGKIYQQQQLNIDYQGDHNARFKGDEADLTEMLGNVLDNACKAASTQVRLTVIQGPDSLRIAVEDNGAGVPKDKQQQIFERGMRADTYEQGHGIGLAIVRDLVDSYHGKLTVGQSTSLGGAKFEFEFTH; encoded by the coding sequence ATGCATAAACTACTTAACTCGCTTAAAGTCCGCATTGTTGTCAGTGCATTACTACTGATTTTAGTGCTATTGCCTATTATCGGTATGACCGTTAACAAGGCCTTTGAAACTCAAATAAATGTTGCTGCAAAAAACCAGTTAAAGGCCTATGTGTATTCTGTTTTGGCCATGGCTGAAGTCGAAGATAACCAATTACAAATGCCGTCTCATTTACTTGAAAACCAATTCAATGTCATTGGATCGGGCCTTTATGCCTTAATCACCACTAAAGATAACCAGTTACTGTGGACCTCCAACTCATTTCTCGGTCTCAATACACCTATTAACTTACCTAAACCCGCTACCGGTAGAAGCACGTTCGACACGATAATGATTAATGATAAACCTCAATTGATCTTTAGTTTTAGCGTTAGCTTTGCCACCAGTGAACAACCTTTTACCATGACGTTACACATCATAAAAAATCAACAAGAATACCTACAACAAATACAAAAGTTCTCCAATACCTTATGGACTTGGTTACTGATCTTAACGGCCTTATTGGTTATCGTGCAGCTAAGCTGGTTATTGTGGACGCTAAAGCCTTTAGGTAAATTAAGCCAAGAACTCAGCGCCGTAGAACAAGGTACCTCAATGCAGCTAAGTACTCACTATCCTGTTGAACTGCAAAAAGTAGCCAAGCAATTAAATACCCTATTGCAAACTGAACAAAATCAACGTAAACGCTACCGTAATGCTTTAGCCGATTTAGCCCACAGCTTAAAAACGCCTTTGGCGGTAATGCAAACACAAGCGGATTTAAGCGACGCCTCGATGGAACAAATTAATCGCATAAACCAGATTATTGCCTATCAACTTAGACGAGCACAAAGTGCTGCTGGTAGTGCTTGGCACTTAGGAATTGGTGTCGACGATATCGCCGTACGCTTAGTGCGCACTCTGGGTAAAATTTACCAACAGCAACAACTTAATATTGATTATCAAGGCGACCACAATGCACGCTTTAAAGGTGATGAAGCCGATTTAACAGAAATGCTCGGTAATGTGTTAGACAACGCCTGTAAAGCCGCAAGTACCCAGGTAAGGCTAACCGTTATACAAGGGCCCGACAGCCTACGTATTGCTGTAGAAGATAACGGCGCAGGTGTTCCGAAAGACAAACAACAGCAAATTTTCGAACGCGGCATGCGCGCTGATACTTATGAGCAAGGTCATGGTATTGGTTTAGCGATTGTGCGTGACCTCGTCGATAGCTATCACGGTAAGCTTACCGTTGGCCAATCAACATCATTGGGCGGCGCCAAATTTGAGTTTGAATTTACTCATTAA
- a CDS encoding response regulator transcription factor, with translation MRLLLVEDDLALQANIKQHLIEAQYTVDVASDGEEGLFQAQEYQYDVAIIDVGLPKLDGLSLISKLREQDISYPIIILTARDSWQDKVVGLDAGADDYLSKPFQLEELVARINALIRRSAGKASPVIQNGPFSINTRSLEIKKSQQIINLSGSEYKLFEYLMLHPGSVHSKSSLIEHIYDQDFDLDSNVIEVFIRRLRKKLDPDNQYQLIETLRGQGYRLRQLEPDA, from the coding sequence ATGAGATTATTACTGGTAGAAGACGATCTAGCCCTGCAAGCTAATATCAAACAGCATCTTATCGAGGCGCAATATACTGTTGATGTCGCCAGCGATGGTGAAGAAGGCTTATTTCAAGCTCAAGAATATCAATATGATGTGGCGATTATTGACGTGGGCTTACCTAAGCTTGATGGTTTGTCATTAATCAGTAAGCTACGTGAGCAAGACATTAGCTATCCGATCATTATTTTAACTGCTCGAGACAGTTGGCAAGATAAAGTGGTTGGTTTAGATGCTGGTGCAGATGACTACTTAAGTAAACCCTTTCAGTTAGAAGAACTCGTTGCCCGTATCAATGCATTAATTCGTCGTTCGGCAGGTAAAGCCAGCCCAGTCATCCAAAATGGGCCCTTTAGTATTAATACTCGCAGTTTAGAAATTAAAAAAAGCCAGCAAATAATTAACCTGAGCGGTTCTGAATACAAACTATTTGAATACCTGATGTTACATCCCGGTTCAGTGCATTCAAAAAGCAGCTTAATTGAACATATTTACGATCAAGATTTTGATTTAGATTCCAATGTTATTGAAGTCTTTATTCGTCGTTTACGTAAAAAACTCGACCCAGACAATCAATATCAATTGATCGAAACCTTACGCGGCCAAGGCTATCGATTACGTCAGTTAGAACCAGATGCATAA
- a CDS encoding PepSY domain-containing protein, whose product MPRMLNVNTIMLGLILVILSLSCPVQSYAAALDSSVAVNLSPGPNNNRQNSNQNSSLTVTSAQQAVQIAQSRYSGKVLKVQSANVNGHPGYRIKLLTNDGVIFYVSVDATNGSVSRN is encoded by the coding sequence ATGCCGCGTATGCTCAACGTAAATACCATAATGTTAGGCCTGATATTAGTGATACTGTCACTATCTTGCCCAGTACAGTCTTATGCTGCCGCATTGGATTCATCTGTCGCTGTTAACCTCTCTCCCGGCCCTAATAATAATCGTCAAAATAGTAATCAAAACAGTAGTCTCACGGTAACTAGCGCACAACAAGCTGTACAAATAGCCCAAAGTCGCTATTCAGGTAAAGTATTAAAAGTGCAATCAGCTAACGTCAATGGCCATCCTGGTTATCGGATTAAACTACTCACCAATGATGGGGTGATTTTTTATGTCTCAGTCGATGCCACCAATGGCTCTGTGTCAAGGAACTAG